Genomic segment of Nocardioides plantarum:
GGCGCCGTCGGAGTCGTTGATGTCGAAGAAGCGGCCCTCCGCGAAGGTGTCGGTCTTCTCGAAGATCGCCTTCATCCCGGCCGGGGCTCCGTCGTAGTCGAGCCACACCACGACGTCGACGCCGGCCAGGTCTCCGGTGCGCTCCTCGGACAGCGAGTAGCCGAACTCGGCGGCACCCTTGTCGACCAGCTGCTCGGGGAACGTGAAGCCGAGCTCCTGCAGGATCCGGCCGCGGGGGTCCTGCGGGCCGTAGACGAACAACCCCTCGTACGGCGTCACGCAGACCGCCGTCTTGCCCTGCCACTCGGGGTGGGCGGCCTTGGCTGCCGCGACCTTGGCGTCGGCTCCGTCGACGAGCTTCTGCCCGGCCTCGGGCTGGCCCACGGCCCGGGCGACGGTGAGGGTCGACTCCTGCCAGGGCTCGGCGTAGTCGGCATACTTGCCGGACTGCGCGATGGTGTTGGCGCTCTTGCTGAGGATCTTGTACTCGGCCTCGGTCATGCCGGAGTAGAGCCCGATGATCAGGTCGGGGCCCAGCCCGATGACCTCCTCGGTCGGGATGCCGTTGGCCGGGTCGATCACCTTCGGCACGTCGGCGTCCCCGAGCAGGTCGGTCGCCCACGGGAAGATCCGACCGGGTGCGTCGCCGAACCAGTTGGACGTGGCGACCGGGACGATCCCCAGCGCCAGCAGGGCGTCCTGCTCGACGAGGCCGACGACGACGACCCGCTTGGGCGCCTGCTTGATGACGGTCTCGCCGTACTTGTGCTTGATCGTGACCGGGAACGCGCTCTTCTCGGGCTCGGCGGCCTTGCCCTGGGGGCCGGACTCGCCGGGAGCGTCGTCGCCGCAGGCCGCCAGCAGCGGGGCCAGGGCGAGGGCGGAGGTGCCGGCCAGGAAGATCCGTCGGGTGGGTCGCATCAGGTGGTTCCTTCTAGGAGTCGTACTCGGTGGGGCCCTGGCCCGCGACGGCCTTCTCGAGCCGCGGGGTGAGGTGCTCGAGCACGTACTCGAGACTGAGGGGGGTGATGAAGTAGAGGGCACCGGCGAGGACCTCGTCGGTGTAGACCGAGCGCCGCTCCTTGACCGCCGGCAGGTCCGCGACGGTGGCGAAGTCCTGGAGCTCGGCGAACATGTCGGCGTCCTCGGTCGCCCACACGACGACGTCGGCCTCGAGCAGGTCGACGTTCTCGCCGCTGATCAGGGCCTGCTCACCGACGTTCGGGGCGTACTTCTCCAGGCCGGGGGTGATCTCGAAGCCGAGCATGGTCAGGAAGTCGGTGCTGAGCCCGGCGGGGTAGACGTAGAGCTGGCCGTCGTAGGGGCCGCCCTGGGAGAACGTCGCGGTCCTCCCCTTCCACTCGGGGTGGAAGTCGGCGACGGCCTCGAAGTCGGACTCGACCCGGTCCACGAGCGTCTGTCCGTCGGCCTCGCGACCCAGGGCGCGGGCGACCTGGAGGACCTGGTCCTGCCAGGGCGAGAAGTAGGGCGTGGAGTCGGGGACGCTGGTGACGGTGGGCGCGATCGCGCTGAGCAGCTGGTAGTCGCGCTTCTCCATGCCGGCGTTGGTGCCGACGATGAGGTCGGGCTCGAGGGCGGCGATCTTCTCGATGGGGAACCCGTCGGAGGAGTCGAGCACCTCGGGCGTGGCCCCGCCGAGGAGGTCGTGGGCCCACGGCCAGGTCGCGTCGGGCTGCTTGCCGTACCACTCGGTCACCGCGATCGGGATGACGCCGAGCTGCAGCAGCACGTCCTGCTCGGTGAAGCCGACGCTGACGACGCGCTTCGGCTCGGCCGGCACCGTCGTGGTGCCGAACTGGTGCTCGACGGTCGCCGGGAACGTGCCGGTGCCCTCGAGCACCTCGGCGCCGACCGCCCGGGGCGGCGTCGGGACGCGCTTCTCCCCCTCGCCCGCGTCGTCGCCGCAGGCGACGAGGGCCGAGGACAGGGCGAGCAGCGCGGCAAGAGCGAGAAGGCGCACGGTCGGACTCCTAGGTTAGGTGAGCCTGACCATACTAAGGATGCCCTTGACGTCGGGTCAGCAGGGTCCCTGTCCCAGGATCGCCAGCCCCTCGAGGTCGCCGTTGCCGAACGACGTCTGGAACGTGGTCGAGGGATACATCAGCTGGCGCTCGTCGTCGACGTGGTCGAGACCGACGAGGTGGCCGAGCTCGTGCATGACGACCGCCCGCTCGAGGCCCTCGTCGCCGTCGTCCTCCATCTCGGCGAAGGCCGGCGCGTCGAAGAAGACGGTGCCGGTGACGTAGACGTCGCCGATCGAGCCCGGGCCGGCGACCCCGACGACGTCACCCTCGAGCTGGGGCTCCTCCTGCGGCGTCACCCAGCTGATGAGCACCGGCTTGGGCTCCCGTCCCCCGTCGCGCGAGGACGACGGCCCGTCGTCGGTGCTGCCCTTCGACTCGAACTCGAGCCCGGTGGCGTCGCTGACCGCGGCCAGCGACCGGTCCAGCGTGTCCTTCCAGCCGTCGGGCGCCTGGGCTGCGTTGACGACGTAGCGGATCGGCTTGCAGGAGCTCCACCGGAACGGCTCGCCGCTGAGCTCGTCGGACTGCAGGAACTGGTAGGTGGAGCTGTCCCCACGGTCGCCGAAGCCGAGGAGCCCGCGCAGCTGGGCGGCGAACGGGGTGAGGCTCGCGCTGACGACCACGCCGATCACGGCCAGGGTGAGCCCGACGGTGACCACCGTGCGACGTCGCTCGCCGCCCGGGTGCGGGCCCGGCGTACGACGGCGGTCGGCTCGGCGCGGGGGGCGCGGCGGCGGAGGCAGGCGTCGGTCGAGCGGGGTGACGGCGCCGCCGTCGGGCGTCTCGCCGTCGTAGGTCGGCAGGGCACGCAGCTGCTCCTCGAGCTCGCGCTGCCAACGACGCTGCTCGCGCCGGCTGCCCCCGCCCACCCCCCTGGCCACAAGGAGGAAT
This window contains:
- a CDS encoding ABC transporter substrate-binding protein, with product MRPTRRIFLAGTSALALAPLLAACGDDAPGESGPQGKAAEPEKSAFPVTIKHKYGETVIKQAPKRVVVVGLVEQDALLALGIVPVATSNWFGDAPGRIFPWATDLLGDADVPKVIDPANGIPTEEVIGLGPDLIIGLYSGMTEAEYKILSKSANTIAQSGKYADYAEPWQESTLTVARAVGQPEAGQKLVDGADAKVAAAKAAHPEWQGKTAVCVTPYEGLFVYGPQDPRGRILQELGFTFPEQLVDKGAAEFGYSLSEERTGDLAGVDVVVWLDYDGAPAGMKAIFEKTDTFAEGRFFDINDSDGAYYVGQSFVTPLSIPYVLERYVPQLEAAFDGDPATKPPVVKN
- a CDS encoding ABC transporter substrate-binding protein; this translates as MRLLALAALLALSSALVACGDDAGEGEKRVPTPPRAVGAEVLEGTGTFPATVEHQFGTTTVPAEPKRVVSVGFTEQDVLLQLGVIPIAVTEWYGKQPDATWPWAHDLLGGATPEVLDSSDGFPIEKIAALEPDLIVGTNAGMEKRDYQLLSAIAPTVTSVPDSTPYFSPWQDQVLQVARALGREADGQTLVDRVESDFEAVADFHPEWKGRTATFSQGGPYDGQLYVYPAGLSTDFLTMLGFEITPGLEKYAPNVGEQALISGENVDLLEADVVVWATEDADMFAELQDFATVADLPAVKERRSVYTDEVLAGALYFITPLSLEYVLEHLTPRLEKAVAGQGPTEYDS
- a CDS encoding matrixin family metalloprotease: MARGVGGGSRREQRRWQRELEEQLRALPTYDGETPDGGAVTPLDRRLPPPPRPPRRADRRRTPGPHPGGERRRTVVTVGLTLAVIGVVVSASLTPFAAQLRGLLGFGDRGDSSTYQFLQSDELSGEPFRWSSCKPIRYVVNAAQAPDGWKDTLDRSLAAVSDATGLEFESKGSTDDGPSSSRDGGREPKPVLISWVTPQEEPQLEGDVVGVAGPGSIGDVYVTGTVFFDAPAFAEMEDDGDEGLERAVVMHELGHLVGLDHVDDERQLMYPSTTFQTSFGNGDLEGLAILGQGPC